From a single Pseudalkalibacillus hwajinpoensis genomic region:
- a CDS encoding ABC transporter ATP-binding protein gives MSSNNNLSKQPGKKRPDDLKGTVARIWRYLSKRKGLLTVVFLMVVISSGFSLLGPYLTSLAIDNYLVVGDLNGLPLILGVLVLVYILQSAATFFQNYWMIGIAQETVYRMRKDLFHHLHRLPIPFFDKKTHGELMSRLTNDIENVSKTLNTSVIQIFSSVLTLIGAVSLMLWLSPLLSAITFTIIPLMLIGMKWITKHTGYYFKEQQRNLGDLNGVIEETLSGQQIVKSFSQEKRVLKQLDEKNEALRTSGFWAMTYSGFIPKLMNVLNNLSFVLVAAAGGWLSLKGMVSIGVIVAFIQYSRLFTRPLNDLANQFNTILSAVAGAERVFKVLDEEVEQVDDQDAITLDQIKGKVAFNNVSFSYEEGESTLSGVSFLANPGESVAIVGPTGAGKTTIVNLLMRFYEVNSGTIEVDGHDLRKIKRDSLRAKMGFVLQDTFLFEGTVRENIRYGRLDASDKEVEEAARVANAHSFISRLSDGYDTILKQDGGGISHGQRQLLSIARAVLADPAILILDEATSSIDTRTEIHIQKALWALMEGRTSFVIAHRLNTIQRADQILVLEKGEIVDRGTYDELYNERGGQVGT, from the coding sequence TTGCAAGAATCTGGCGTTATCTGTCAAAGCGAAAGGGACTTTTAACCGTTGTCTTTCTCATGGTTGTGATAAGTTCAGGATTTAGTCTGCTTGGTCCATATCTGACGAGCCTAGCGATCGATAACTACCTTGTTGTTGGTGACTTGAATGGTCTTCCGCTCATTTTAGGTGTACTCGTACTGGTGTATATTTTGCAGTCTGCAGCTACTTTTTTTCAAAATTACTGGATGATTGGAATTGCTCAGGAGACCGTTTATCGAATGCGGAAAGATTTGTTTCACCACCTCCATCGTCTCCCGATTCCTTTCTTTGATAAGAAGACACATGGAGAGCTTATGAGCAGGTTAACCAATGATATTGAGAATGTGAGTAAAACGTTGAACACTTCGGTTATTCAAATTTTCTCAAGCGTTTTAACCCTTATTGGAGCCGTCTCACTTATGCTCTGGCTTAGTCCGTTGCTCTCAGCCATCACCTTTACCATCATTCCACTTATGCTGATTGGGATGAAATGGATTACAAAACATACTGGCTATTATTTTAAGGAACAACAGCGGAATCTTGGTGATCTAAATGGTGTGATTGAAGAAACGCTTTCTGGACAGCAAATCGTGAAATCCTTTTCTCAGGAAAAGCGAGTTTTAAAGCAGCTTGATGAAAAGAACGAAGCACTCAGAACGTCTGGGTTCTGGGCGATGACGTATTCGGGGTTTATCCCAAAACTGATGAATGTCCTGAATAACTTGAGTTTTGTATTAGTTGCGGCAGCTGGAGGATGGCTTTCTTTGAAAGGCATGGTCTCGATCGGGGTGATCGTAGCCTTTATTCAATATTCTCGTCTGTTTACTCGACCGCTTAACGATCTTGCAAATCAGTTTAATACAATATTGTCAGCCGTTGCAGGGGCTGAACGAGTTTTCAAAGTACTCGATGAAGAAGTCGAGCAAGTGGACGATCAGGATGCGATTACGCTTGATCAGATAAAGGGTAAAGTAGCATTCAATAACGTTTCTTTTTCATACGAAGAAGGCGAGTCGACATTATCAGGCGTGTCTTTTCTAGCGAATCCCGGGGAATCGGTTGCGATTGTAGGACCTACCGGGGCTGGTAAAACAACGATTGTTAACTTGCTGATGCGGTTTTATGAAGTGAACAGTGGCACAATTGAAGTTGACGGTCACGATCTTAGAAAAATAAAGCGAGACAGTCTGCGAGCCAAAATGGGGTTTGTGCTTCAGGACACCTTCTTATTTGAAGGGACCGTACGGGAAAACATTCGCTACGGAAGGCTTGATGCAAGTGATAAGGAAGTGGAGGAAGCAGCACGTGTTGCTAACGCCCATTCGTTTATTTCAAGATTGTCAGATGGTTACGATACTATTTTGAAACAGGATGGCGGCGGAATCAGCCATGGTCAGCGTCAGCTTCTCTCAATCGCAAGGGCGGTACTAGCTGATCCTGCGATTCTTATCCTTGATGAAGCAACAAGCAGTATTGATACAAGAACTGAAATTCACATCCAGAAAGCTCTTTGGGCGCTTATGGAAGGACGAACAAGCTTTGTCATCGCCCATCGCCTCAATACGATTCAGCGTGCTGATCAAATCCTTGTGTTAGAAAAGGGTGAGATCGTTGATAGAGGGACTTATGATGAATTGTATAACGAGAGAGGGGGTCAGGTCGGTACCTGA